From Candidatus Paracaedimonas acanthamoebae:
AATATTTGCTAGCAGTCTCAAAATTTAGTTGTGAAAAATATGCCATACCCAGATCAAGAAATAATTCTATATTTGTGCTTTGAGTTGCCCAATATTCTGCTTTTTCAAAATTCTTCTTATCAAGTTCTAAAGAAAATAACTCTTGGATTGATTCCATTTTTATTTGTGTGAAAGATTCTACAGATTCTCCCCATGTTGGGGCTGTCTTACGTGCAACCTCTTCAAGTCTCTTAAGGGCAACGTCTATTCTTTTCCCATCTCTTGCTATCACTGCTGAATTAAGCATCGCTCTCACATGACCTTGACTAGCCGCTCGCACATACCACTTTTCTGCATTCTTGTACTCTTGACGAGTGTAATAGTAATCTCCCATTTGGGAAGTTAATCCAGGTTTTTTGCTTTGCGTTGCTAATGCCTCAGCCTCAGGTAAATCTTGCGCTTCAAGGGCCAATTCAAATAAACGGAATAGAGCATCTTCTTGCAATTCTTCTGAGGATTCCTCGGCGATGATTTGCTTTAACCAATATTTTTCAGTTGAGGCATCTTGTTCTGATTGAGCAATCTCACTTAAGGAAAACTTTGAATTAATCACCAGGAGTTTACTCTTTTTTTCTCGTCCTTTTGTCGTCACAGCTTGAGTATATAATCTTTTGGCAGCAGATAAATCTCCTCTCCTTCCTTCCACCCATCCCAAAACAAACATTGAACCTATATCCCCTAATGAAACAAGTTTTGTTAAAATAGGAATAGCTTGATCTAACTTCTTTTCTTCGACTTTTACTTTTGCCTCTTCCTGATAAAAACTCATGGCCAAATTACTTCGAAAAGTTAATAAAACTTCGAAAAGAGGATGATTCACTCCATCTCTAAGAAACTTCTTTTTGCCTTTTATTGTTACAATATCTGGACTTATGCTTGTGAGTTCTTTCAAGAAAAAACCCCCTACATTTTTAATCTCTGTTTTTTCAGATCCTTTGAAAAATTGCTCAAAGAATCCATCAATATCGACCTCATCTAATTCATTTTGATTAATTTTTAAATATAAATTCTCAAGAGAATCTCTTTGAGGATTACTTATTTCAGGGATTTTTGAAAAAATTTTTACCTCTTTTGAAGAGCTTGCAGAAGAACTTACAACCAACTTATTTTTATGGGATTTCTTACTATTATCAGATTTAGGGGGGGCAGAAATTTGCGAAATAGAATTCCGAGTAACTTTCGTTACATCTTGAAGAAGTGTTAAAAAATCCCCCAATTCTAGTAATCTTTCTCCCGTCATTGCCCAATGAAAATAAAAAGCCCACACGCCTTTTTTCATTAAATCAGTAATTTTACTGTCTCGATGAGGGGTTGATGAATTGATTAATTCTAAAGCATCACACACATTAATTAATAACCTGCGGGGACTATAGACTTCAGTTCGCGTGAGGAGTGGTACTTTTTTATCTGAGAGCCCTTTCAAAATTCTTGTTAAGGGTAATTGCACAACTTGTGGGGAAGAAAGCTCATCTATCGAACCTACGGCCACAGGCGCTGAACTTGACGCAACAGCCGATGACGAGGCTATTTGAGATTTCTGCTTTTTTGACTCTTCCGAAATATCACTCGAAGCTAAAACATACTCTCCCATCCCGAGAAACGTTATTGATACGAACAAAGAAGTAGAGGACAATAATTTCTTAAGTACGGATTGCATGCCTATTAACCTTTTCTTAATGATGTATAAAATATATAAGAATAATTATTACACCTTCAATAAAGAACACAATATTTTTTCCAAAAGTCAAAAATATTTTTTAACGCCCCCCACAAAATGACGCTCCCGAAGACCAAAGGTGTCATTCTTGACTATTTTCTCTGACTTATTGTTGCCATTTTGACTATATTAATGTAAAGTTTTTATTTTTGTATCCAAAACTCAGGAATCTCCTCATGATCAAAAAAGTTTTAATGATTCTTATTGCTGCAGTAGCTCTCTCGGCAACGCCCTCATGGTGCTGTGATTCCGATCAAGAACTTGAGCCTCCCGCCAAAAGATTTAAGTTTTCTGAGCAGGAAGACAATTTAGCAACAGCGCCCCAAGCCGGTCTTTTTAGCTGTCTCCCTTATGAAGTCATGAAAAAAATTGCTCAGGATATAAAGATAAGAGATGGGGTTGCTTTAGCTAAAACCTGCAA
This genomic window contains:
- a CDS encoding tetratricopeptide repeat protein, which gives rise to MQSVLKKLLSSTSLFVSITFLGMGEYVLASSDISEESKKQKSQIASSSAVASSSAPVAVGSIDELSSPQVVQLPLTRILKGLSDKKVPLLTRTEVYSPRRLLINVCDALELINSSTPHRDSKITDLMKKGVWAFYFHWAMTGERLLELGDFLTLLQDVTKVTRNSISQISAPPKSDNSKKSHKNKLVVSSSASSSKEVKIFSKIPEISNPQRDSLENLYLKINQNELDEVDIDGFFEQFFKGSEKTEIKNVGGFFLKELTSISPDIVTIKGKKKFLRDGVNHPLFEVLLTFRSNLAMSFYQEEAKVKVEEKKLDQAIPILTKLVSLGDIGSMFVLGWVEGRRGDLSAAKRLYTQAVTTKGREKKSKLLVINSKFSLSEIAQSEQDASTEKYWLKQIIAEESSEELQEDALFRLFELALEAQDLPEAEALATQSKKPGLTSQMGDYYYTRQEYKNAEKWYVRAASQGHVRAMLNSAVIARDGKRIDVALKRLEEVARKTAPTWGESVESFTQIKMESIQELFSLELDKKNFEKAEYWATQSTNIELFLDLGMAYFSQLNFETASKYFRQVEAAGNIKGTYNLGLVEFEQKNHDAARAYLTQAVASGLPEAMDMLSTLELLQKNYEVARRLAMQALAAGIPHAKHILGALELELGNDAEARVWITQAVALGIPEAINNLAVLEMRQGNIEAARKIQTQNAEAGSLESLHNLGVLEEEQGNIEAAKQAFKKAIEENFHLAFLSLAKILIAEKDFVEAEKLLKKAISFGVKDAEIYYVNLLFKNCRFKEGLKLFKLYEEGLTASNLIKLEENVLVQVTSETLPSHSEIVQEPEAVPSAGWSSEKDESSVVSVISKRMQKYIARAKVQEERERKEQLLKGVQGERRAKTYQDVEIKVLPKVEAFVQEHAMRIQNLISRLANGESPNDFKKLERYKDIYSMRFGRVGRVILRVTAWNGNAVSALTLLSIDDHYETLDSVAHSITPAKIMEWE